A region from the Phaenicophaeus curvirostris isolate KB17595 chromosome 3, BPBGC_Pcur_1.0, whole genome shotgun sequence genome encodes:
- the LOC138718736 gene encoding protein-glutamine gamma-glutamyltransferase 5-like: MEVIELGEIDLNCPSNCQIHNTHFFGTDRQIIRRGQAFSFYACFQNREWDDSADQAIFTVETGLRPCESNETKCTFPMGRCLDQTCWSASYKIHQPKCINISVFLPSNACIGRYILNMQITSCGHTYQRCLGDFYVLFNPWCADDPVYMDNQLHREEYVLNEHGILYEGVHKHITSRPWHFGQFEDGILDICLKILDMGASYHHGSDRDHCWRNDPVHVSMVVNHMISSHTTNSIMKIPENNDYLKGTKPFSWNGSVPILQQWYNGRCRPVRYGYCGSLASVMCTVMRCLGIPSRVVTSFCFPCSIENPLGVNEIFDSTGKNLCGKDKIWRYHCWNESWMARRDLNQCCGDWQCLDPTPLETGRGSSCSGPTWVRSIREGELDLDYDGHHMFSRVNSNYVGWLSQNNAKKIKFFCDAWPCGKHLITKSVGSEQFEDITGSYKYELGSVKNKEAYFRAYRRIHPGYCNASNCHIERELSSLKNPFLSDSGINMRLKMTNCPMYGEDVQLHWLLENLRGENKTLKFNLCAQIITYSGCPMDQFWKDSVNVTLGPREVKKIPLCISYSQYGPHLCDHNIMKLVAVSDPECGEVLMVSRDIVINRPPVIVKLLSQPRLKVPCTAEISFCNPLQEDMKNCVMTLEGCGLFKEPMTIDLGTLAANQQARTIVEFTPYRLGCHRLLANFGCHKFAYCKGCAKAEVCSPMGQNGTVPVNQNGSLPVCENGSVPMNSSGPVPVTDPGFNSMCEYICIPVCNPNCGAGGQPVYDFVYLPAGHPLCNSICNQGFNPSMNPGFDLGCDPGLRVICETVPPGMCAQMPPSVYASVPAPTSNPVCTPMPHVMFEAPAQQPGGGGGPLSYSVSVPANNAVSALLTHFMAGSGPPAAAPAVPTHMPAPPSHSVCPPGAHTAGSPMPPPVPISVPAASISHVPAASISHVVCGSAPSPVPQPPCGPMATLPSQPLGAPVAHAVCSPAPCPAPSPLPLSAARSATPAGLQMGGSPVGHSACSPAPRPVGPPASHSLCSPAPRPVGPPAAHSLCAPAVVSLGSAAARASSSPAAHAEDSAAACLPCSPSPQSLAAATARSVCVPTSRSVSRVVGTAGSRSVCGPQWGPSSDTTTRSGSRTTWAPASQSSWSPVGRSSYSPLSRTAYGSLTRPLYSSLSRSSYNTLSRSAYTTLPRSTSPSAYATLPRSGLRPSSTTLSQAGSRTPFSPSRSSTTYFKRKYL; this comes from the exons ATGGAAG TCATTGAGCTGGGAGAAATCGACCTGAACTGTCCTTCCAACTGCCAAATTCATAATACCCACTTCTTTGGCACTGACAGACAGATAATAAGGAGAGGACAAGCCTTCAGCTTTTATGCTTGCTTCCAAAATCGGGAATGGGATGACTCTGCAGACCAGGCCATTTTCACTGTGGAGACAG gtCTCAGACCCTGTGAATCAAATGAGACAAAATGTACCTTCCCAATGGGCAGATGTCTAGATCAGACCTGCTGGAGTGCTTCCTACAAAATTCATCAACCAAAATGCATCAATATCAGCGTGTTTCTTCCCTCCAATGCCTGTATCGGCCGTTACATTCTCAATATGCAAATCACATCTTGTGGTCATACATATCAGCGATGTCTTGGAGATTTTTATGTGCTTTTTAACCCTTGGTGTGCAG ATGACCCTGTATATATGGACAATCAACTCCACAGAGAAGAATATGTTCTGAATGAACATGGCATACTCTATGAAGGAGTTCACAAGCATATTACATCTCGACCATGGCACTTTGGACAG TTTGAAGATGGGATTCTTGATATCTGCTTGAAGATACTAGACATGGGTGCAAGTTACCACCATGGCTCTGATCGTGACCATTGTTGGCGCAATGATCCTGTGCATGTCAGCATGGTGGTAAATCACATG aTAAGCAGCCATACCACTAACAGTATCATGAAGATTCCAGAAAACAATGATTACctgaaaggaacaaaaccattttcctgGAACGGAAGTGTCCCTATTCTTCAGCAGTGGTACAATGGCAGGTGCAGGCCAGTCAGATACGGGTACTGTGGGTCTCTTGCTTCCGTCATGTGCACAG TGATGAGATGTTTGGGAATTCCAAGCCGTGTTGTCACAAGCTTCTGTTTTCCATGCTCAATTGAGAACCCTCTTGGTGTCAACGAGATTTTTGACTCTACTGGAAAAAACCTGTGTGGGAAAGACAAGATATG GAGATATCACTGCTGGAATGAATCTTGGATGGCTCGCAGAGACCTAAATCAATGCTGTGGTGATTGGCAGTGTCTGGATCCAACTCCTCTGGAAACAGGCAGAG GTTCATCTTGCAGTGGTCCTACATGGGTTCGAAGCATCAGAGAAGGTGAACTGGACTTGGACTATGACGGTCATCACATGTTTTCTCGAGTAAATTCAAACTATGTTGGCTGGCTTTCCCAAAACaatgccaaaaaaataaaattcttctgcGATGCTTGGCCATGTGGAAAACATCTAATCACCAAGAGTGTTGGCAGTGAGCAATTTGAAGATATCACTGGGTCTTACAAGTATGAACTAG gttctgtgaaaaacaaagaagcGTATTTCCGTGCTTACAGAAGAATTCACCCAGGCTACTGCAATGCTTCCAACTGCCACATTGAAAGAGAGTTATCATCTCTGAAAAACCCATTTTTGAGTGACTCTGGTATTAACATGAGGCTAAAGATGACTAATTGCCCAATGTATGGTGAAGATGTCCAACTGCACTGGCTGCTTGAAAATTTGCGTggtgaaaacaaaacccttaAGTTTAATTTGTGCGCGCAAATAATAACCTACAGTGGCTGCCCAATGGATCAGTTTTGGAAAGACAGTGTGAATGTCACATTGGGTCCAAGGGAAG tgaaaaaaatcccactatGTATATCATATAGTCAGTATGGACCTCATCTCTGTGATCACAACATTATGAAATTAGTTGCTGTCTCAGATCCAGAATGTGGAGAAGTTCTAATGGTTAGCAGAGATATCGTGATCAACAGGCCACCTGTTATTGTGAAG CTACTGAGCCAGCCTAGGCTAAAGGTACCATGTACTGCAGAGATTTCCTTCTGCAATCCTCTCCAGGAAGATATGAAGAACTGTGTAATGACATTAGAGGGCTGTGGTTTATTCAAAGAGCCAATGACCATTGA TTTGGGAACACTGGCAGCCAACCAACAGGCACGGACCATCGTGGAGTTCACACCTTATAGGCTTGGCTGCCACCGGCTTCTAGCCAACTTCGGATGCCACAAGTTCGCCTACTGCAAGGGATGCGCCAAGGCTGAAGTGTGTAGTCCCATGGGCCAGAACGGTACCGTGCCCGTCAACCAGAACGGGTCACTCCCAGTGTGTGAGAACGGCTCCGTGCCCATGAACAGCTCTGGGCCTGTCCCTGTGACGGATCCTGGGTTCAACTCCATGTgtgaatatatatgtattccAGTGTGCAACCCAAACTGCGGCGCAGGGGGCCAGCCGGTGTACGACTTCGTGTACCTCCCTGCAGGCCATCCCTTGTGCAACTCCATCTGCAACCAAGGCTTCAATCCAAGCATGAATCCTGGCTTTGACCTGGGATGTGATCCTGGCCTCCGCGTCATCTGCGAGACTGTGCCTCCCGGCATGTGTGCCCAGATGCCTCCGTCCGTGTACGCCTCCGTGCCTGCCCCGACATCCAACCCCGTGTGCACCCCGATGCCTCATGTGATGTTTGAGGCTCCCGCGCAGCAGCCTGGAGGCGGAGGGGGGCCCCTGTCCTACTCTGTCTCTGTCCCCGCGAATAACGCGGTGAGCGCCCTGCTGACCCACTTCATGGCTGGCTCCGGTCCCCCGGCGGCAGCCCCGGCCGTCCCTACCCATATGCCTGCTCCGCCTTCCCACTCTGTGTGCCCTCCAGGAGCCCACACCGCAGGCAGCCCCATGCCACCCCCTGTGCCCATTTCGGTGCCCGCTGCCTCCATCTCGCACGTGCCCGCTGCCTCCATCTCGCACGTCGTCTGCGGCTCTGCACCCTCTCCAGTCCCCCAGCCCCCGTGTGGCCCGATGGCCACCCTGCCCTCGCAGCCGCTGGGCGCCCCGGTAGCCCACGCCGtgtgctctccagccccttgccCGGCACCTTCCCCGCTGCCCCTCTCTGCTGCCCGTAGCGCCACCCCAGCCGGCCTGCAGATGGGGGGCAGCCCGGTGGGCCACAGCGCGTGCTCCCCGGCCCCTCGCCCCGTGGGGCCCCCGGCATCCCACTCGCTGTGCTCCCCTGCCCCTCGCCCCGTGGGGCCCCCGGCAGCCCACTCGCTGTGCGCCCCGGCCGTCGTCTCGCTGGGCTCTGCGGCCGCCCGCGCCTCGAGCTCACCCGCCGCTCACGCCGAGGACTCGGCGGCGGCCTGCCTCCCGTGCTCCCCATCCCCGCAATCCCTGGCAGCTGCCACGGCTCGCTCCGTCTGCGTCCCCACCTCTCGCTCGGTCTCCCGGGTCGTGGGCACTGCGGGGTCTCGCTCGGTGTGTGGCCCTCAGTGGGGCCCCTCCAGTGACACCACTACTCGCTCGGGCTCCCGCACCACCTGGGCGCCTGCCTCCCAGTCATCCTGGAGCCCCGTGGGGCGTTCGAGCTATTCTCCCTTATCCCGCACTGCCTACGGCTCGCTCACGCGCCCTCTCTACAGCTCCTTGTCCCGCTCCTCTTACAACACCTTGTCCCGCTCGGCCTACACCACCCTACCCCGCTccacctctccctctgcctACGCCACCCTGCCCCGCTCCGGGCTGCGACCCTCCAGCACCACCCTGTCCCAGGCTGGGTCCCGCACGCCCTTCAgccccagcaggagcagcaccaCTTACTTCAAACGCAAATACCTGTGA